The DNA segment CGGTGAAGCTGTGATCAGGTCGAATGATAATGTTGATATTCGCATTTTGGATCCGATGGATGTGTTCAAGTTCGGGCTCTCAGATCTCACCATGTTGAACGCTAGCCGTATTAATGTTGGAGCAGGCAATGCTAACCTTGAAGAGGCAGCGTTATTTCAACGAGCAGTAGAACGTGCCTGGAAACTGAAGAGAGATATGCTGGATGTGATTGACAAAatagaaaagagaaaagaaaaggatgcaaagaagaaagaagcaagaaagaaaaagaagcatGAGCAAACGAAAGAAGGGAGTTCTGCTTCAACAGCTGATCCGGTCACCACAACCTCACAATCAACACCAACACCTCCGGTCTCATCCACATATGAGACCGATAAGGAGGACCAACCATCAAGTGAAGCTAATGTTACTCAGGAAACTCCGGAAGCACCGACGGAGACTGTTGCACCACCAGAATTAATAGTTCTTGAAGAAAATCCAACCGAGTCCGAAAATCAAGCTACTGAAAATCCAGCGGTTACTACCGAAGAATGAGAAGACAAGCACGCAACGATCTAGGGGGATATTGTTAGAGCTTATGAGATCGTtggtacttgtgctggattagtttagaTAGTAGTTTGTATgtattttgaatgtttaggggcttattttgtaattgtCTAGAAGTTGTAAtcctgacttggtgtagttaagattccagcaaatttataaatttgctggcaagtcaggaGTCTACTATAtataccccaagcattgtaacttagccaagcttttggctcttggttgaatcaagtgttgtttacattcatATTGTGTGCttaaatctgatatccaaggttgttCATTGCTttatcttattgtttggattcaatacaaacACTAGTAGTATTtatcaatccattagcttcatcttcattcttgatctttcttgacttttcatagttcaaacacttaatcaataggtgttttggactaaaacaaccaaccaatgtgatccggatacgttttgggatctacagCCCAGGCgttcgcggcccgcgtaaactcaGGCGGAGTCTGTCGCGGCCCGCCAGAGCCtctattttcttgtttttaactaattttaataaaaattaaggTATTCGTGATCCATTTTTACGTATGAggggtattttaggacatattgggttattttaaattatttttaggGCGTCGAAAATatttcgagggttgttatataaacatcaaaataaCCAACATCATCAAAAAATCACCAGAACATCAAAAAATCAGCCGTAAACATCAAAAAATCACCAGAACATCAAAAAAATCAGCCGTAAACAGGGACACAAGATCAGAACCAAAAGCATCAAGTTCACCAGATCAAACCCCCACCAAAGAATCCCAAAACTCAAACCAAAATTCAAACCCACAAAATTTCAAAAAAACCCACATTTTTTACAACAGATCAATCCCACAAAAATCAAAAAACCACTAAGAAATACCAATAGAATCAAAGAATCGCTAAATTTTTATTTGCTCGAACTCAAACCTGCAACCGACTTCACCGGCTCAGCCACCGCCTTCCCTGGCTCAACCACCATCGCCGCCGCCGACCCTCTCCACCCACCCACCCACCATCCCCAACGCCATCGCCACCAACCTCCAAATGCCACCACCACCAAACACCAGTCTCAAAGGGGGGCGGCAGAGAGGAAATGGAGGCAGAAGATGCCGCCGGAGAGCCGCCGCCACCAACCCCCAATGTTATAAACAACCATGACCGTCGAACACCGACTCGGATCTTGAAAACGCTGGAACTCGAAACAGTGGAGAGGATGATGGGTTTCAAATGAGGCTTCACAACTCAAAGAACCCACTTGGATTTCTTCAAAAGATGTAGTCTTTTTCAGTTGGGTAAGTTTCAGACTCAAGATTTGTAGAAAGCCCAAGTTTTTGCCCTATCAAAAATTGTAAAATTGGAATGAAGAGTTTATAGATCAAGAAGGGGTTTTGTGTGTTTTAGTAGATTTGAACAAAGGGAAACACAAGGAATGAAGCCTTTTGTCTctaaaagatgaaagaaaaaaaaGGGAATCTGACAATTTAAATGAGGAGAGAGATGAgagatttgacatttggggtaaatgaccaaactaAACTTTTTGGTTGGCAGAATATAATTGGCGGAGAGTGGTtttcatggttcttacaactggatgtggttttcattttagcggccccctatatacatatatatatatagggtaaggttcatgcgagaaccacctttattgcgagaaccgcgagaaccaatgtgaacacaacctaaaatagctaaaaaaacctgcccccccccccccaccaaacctaaaccccccccccctcaagctaaaatgctaaaaactaaacacCAAAAAAacctagaaaaattaaaaaaacacagaaattttttttttaatattttttaccttAAAATCGCTACATTTAGTAGCcaaatttttttttgctactaaaagtagcgatttttttttataaaaaatatttaaaaaaaaattttgtgtgttttttagctatttttaggtatttttggttgtgttcacattagttctcgcagttctcgcaataaagggtggttcctaacggatccttctcctatatatatatataggggaaggttcaaatgaaaaccacttttattatgaaaactcgaaaactaactaaaaaaagcctaaaaaacacaccaattttttttttacaatttttttattaaaaatcgctagtttttatatataaaaaaaaactttttttttcaaaaaaaaaattgtagtgcacataggagtgtaaacgaaccgaacgttcagcgaatagTTCGTGAATCGTtcagcgggaagttcgtttatgttcgttcgactAGCTTAACGAACgtacacgaacaaaaaatttcgtttgcttagcttagcgaacgaacacgaacacaggtctcgttcgttcgactacgttcgtgaatgttcggttatatgttcgtttgcgttcgtttgattatatcaaaaaaataataaataataaaccttttatctaaacatattgaaaacttgaaattctatttttttctaagttagctaaaatttggatattctaagacatttttggggataattatgtctaaattagttaaacttgattcatcgtttggtggtcTAGCAGACTTCTTGtattttgatttatcatttgatttATCATTTAAGGATAacagtgtttttatttttttattttcaagttaaatgttcgttagCATTTGCTTGTGTTCGAGACCaatgttcacgaactgttcgtgaacaactgaatttccttaacgaacgaacacgaacataaaattatgttcggtatgcgttcgtgaacagttcacgaacattttaatttccttaacgagcgaacacgaacatggccttgttcgtgttcgttcggttcgtttacagccctaagtgcacatgtgtaataattcacatgtgtagtactattacacatgtgtactattacacatgtgcactacaatttctttttttttttttttttttgaattttttttttatataatttaaatagcgaaaattggtatgcaaaaaaaaaaaaaaaaaattggtatgttttttaggttatTTTAGTTAGctttcgagttttcgcgataattagtggttttcatttgaaccttcccatatatatatatatatatatgaattgaGAGTTTATGAACAGTGATTTTAATTAGCACGTAAGTTTCAATTTTTATCGAAAGACTCTGTAGTCCAGATAAAATCATTAGTATATGTGTACGTGGTGGAAACTATTTTGTGGTGGAAATGATATCACGTCTAACTACACTTGAAGACaaactaataaaaaaatgaaTCAACTAATTTTAATGCGATATAAAGGGGAGAGGTACTGCTTGCTTACTTCGTATCATAATTCTCACTTCCTATTTGCCAATGGAGGAGCAAAGGTACATACATACCAAATGTTTATAATCATAATATTTAAAATTCTTATATCTCAATTCACTTCCTGTTCTCACTTCATCAGtaatattaaaaatctttaaaatactCCCTACAATTTAATGTTTGTTCTTTTGAAAATCTAGATATGCAGTTGTCACAGGAGGAAACAAAGGAATTGGATTTGAAATATGTCGTCAACTTGCTACAAATGGAGTTAAGGTTATATTAACATCTAGAAATCAAAGTCGTGGGGAAGAAGCTGTGAAGAAACTCAGCGAATCTGGTCTTTCTGACGCTGTTTTCCATCAACTAGACATCAACGATCCATCTAGTATCGCTTGTTTAGCTAAATTTGTCCAAACACAAATCGGGAAGCTAGATATCTTGGTAAGTAGAGATAGATCCTTGAATATTTTAAAATCTTGGACTTTTAGAGCAATATATAATAGATATTGGTCTAAAGTCAGACCAAACCAATAATAGGCCATTTGCAAGAACATTTATTCGACTACTCATAAGCTTAGTAAAATATTTTATATCAATTGCTAAAAAAAGTAATTAAGCAAATCATTTCAATTCTCTAAAATCTAAAACTTGTCTACAGATCAATAATGCAGCGGAAGATGGGCTTGTTATACTCGATGTGAAAGAATTTAGGGACGGAGGAGGGTTTGTAAGTATTTCTTTATACAAATTATTagtcatttcatttatttaatcTAACAAATAGTTAAATACAAGACTGTTTCTGAAAGCTAAAGAGCAGTGTGAGATCCACCAACATATCATACATATGGACGACACTATAGTCTTTTAACTTGTATCCATTGGCTTATCATTACATCCCACCATGGGTGGTTTAGAGCTTGAATTGGTACCCATTTATTTAATTCATAGTGGGGACCCCTATTTTTGTCCATGTGTCCAATAAATGTTTAAGAGATTTTTAAGTTGAATAGGGAGGTAAGTGTATTTATTGTAATGAATCCGGTTCAACACTCATAGTTTTCGTCAAAACCGGACCATAAACACTCATATTTTATATCTATCTAACGATACCTTTCTATGTATATCACCTTCGTTGATAAAATAAATTGTTACTGGGTTAGCTACAAGTTGTCGATGAGAAGGCGCATCTTTTATCCAACATTATCGAGGAACCTTACGAATTGGGAGAAAAATGTCTGAAGACAAATTACTACGCAACTAAAAAGGTTACGGAATCATTTATTCCTCTTCTCAAACTATCTAAATCCCCGAGAGTTGTGAATGTTACCTCTGGCTACGGACACTTATACGTAAGTAAAACTCATTTACGCAtatataacaaaaaaataaaatttgcATATAGTTAAGACACTATTAGTTTCTTGTTTCTAGTGGTTTCACAATGAAAAGTTTATAGAAGAGTTGCAAGACATTGACAACTTAACTGAAGAAAGGATAGATGAGATAATCCAATGGTTTTTGAGTGATTTTAAGGTTGGTAAGTTGAAGGAGAATGGATGGCCACTAACAGTCTCTGCATACAAAGTTTCAAAAGCTGCTCTTAATGCTTACACAAGGCTCATGGCAAGAAAGCATCAGAATATTCTTGTGAACTGTGTGCATCCGGGGTATGTTATAACAGATATGACATACCAGACTGGACCTTTGACAGCGGAAGAAGGTGCTAAAGGCCCGGTAATGGTTGCTTTGTTGCCGGATAACGGGCCTTCTGGTGTATACTTTCATCAAACAAAGATAGCTCCGTTTTCAATACCAGAGTTTGCCAGTTTTGTAAAAGCGTTTTATGAGGGGAAATGATATTGATATGTAACAATGTTACTTCTCCTTTTACTATCTTCAGTTTGTTTTTTGAATCGTAAGTTTTGTTATTCTACCTATTTGGTCCATGTGTGGGGGTTTTCTATTTCTTTTCATGTCATTTGCACATACACATACAACCAAATAACATAATGCATAACTGTTAAAAATTTGATAAGCCTAAAGTCAATTCACAGCAAAGAAGATTCTGAcaagtttattaattattaaagTGAAGAAAATGCAAGGTTTAGGTTAAAGGGCATTTATGTCAATACAAATACCTAACCTTTTATGAAATTAACTAAACTGCAAACTTGAAGCAAGTAACATGAGCATAAGAAAGTTGCTGGGAGctattgttttttattttcttcTGCTTTCCTTGAATCCTTGGCTAATTGAAAAGACAGAGAAATGAACATACGAAATATGTTTGAATTAAGGGAAATGACTGTGTTGTAAAGAGAAATAAGTAGGTTCATACATGTGCACATACAATCAAATAACATGATATAAAACTGATTATTTTACTGGCTAATGGTACACAACTTCTAATCACACTACTAAATTACACCAAATTATCACTTTGCTTGGAATTGAACCAATGGTGGATTTAGAAAGAAAAATCAGGGATATCCTAATTTATTTTTTTACCTACATTCATAATATAGATTATTTTTTTATCGCACATCCGGTCAGTGAGTGACGGATGCGTAACATTTTAAGTGGATGGTCTGacttatattttgttttgatattCACTATTGTATGTCGACTTTTTTTTAACTATCAATGGACTATAAATACAAAAAACGATGACGGATTCTTTTAACATTAACGATGACGAATTCATTTAACATTACATTAACTGTTACTTAAAAGGATAGA comes from the Helianthus annuus cultivar XRQ/B chromosome 4, HanXRQr2.0-SUNRISE, whole genome shotgun sequence genome and includes:
- the LOC110937442 gene encoding (+)-neomenthol dehydrogenase, which gives rise to MEEQRYAVVTGGNKGIGFEICRQLATNGVKVILTSRNQSRGEEAVKKLSESGLSDAVFHQLDINDPSSIACLAKFVQTQIGKLDILINNAAEDGLVILDVKEFRDGGGFLQVVDEKAHLLSNIIEEPYELGEKCLKTNYYATKKVTESFIPLLKLSKSPRVVNVTSGYGHLYWFHNEKFIEELQDIDNLTEERIDEIIQWFLSDFKVGKLKENGWPLTVSAYKVSKAALNAYTRLMARKHQNILVNCVHPGYVITDMTYQTGPLTAEEGAKGPVMVALLPDNGPSGVYFHQTKIAPFSIPEFASFVKAFYEGK